The nucleotide sequence CTCACGAAATCACAACCCATTGTCCACTCCCCTGACAGAAAACCCCCCTTTCAGGTTTCTATTCTCTGGAATTTGGTATAGCCAGGTCCAGACGGCATCCACTTGAGAGTTCTTAAAGAGCTCAAATGAGAAATAGTTGATCTAATGAAAATATGTAACTTACCCCTAGTGTAAGTCTCTGTACTCAAGCAATGGGAAGGGGCCACCTCAACTTTtaaaatgggatggggggggtTGTTGTCTGGGAAATTACAAGACAATTGGTTTAACATCTGTttcaggaaaactggtggaaaacattattaaatataaaattacCGAGCATGCAAAGGAAGGGTGTGGAACCTCCAGGCTGTGCCCCTGATGAGCCCAGACAGGGATCCACATCTGGTGAAAAGTCACACCCAACTTGATATGTGACATATGGGGCAGTCTCGCCACTGATCAGCTGACCAGTAGCATCTGCAAAGCCTCATGCAAAGTGCTACCTCTAAGGCAAGCATGAGCACCTGTACCTCTCATTAGAAATTAACCACTGGAAGGTCATGGACGATATTTATCTCCATCAGGAAAAGCAGTTCAGAATTAACATATCTGATGGAATCACATATCTTCTGAGTTAGCCAAAGCAGACACTGGGCTGCAATTTGTAATTAAACTCCCTCAGCTAATGATACTGCATTACAAACCTAGATCAGTTTAATTACAAAATGCTGTCACTTTGAGTCCTATTATATCAAGTAGCAAACAGATGCAtatgccttgagtcccatcagctaggaaagaaagaaaaagtgaccCACCCCTCAATAtgttaaaatgtgaaactgaTACAAAGAGCAGCACGCAATCACAGCAGGAGAGctaaaaacagaaaaccaaaaaTATATAACTTTTGGGAGGTCAATAATTAGACAAGAGGACACTGACCATGTAAAATACAATTTTGTAATGAATACTTATGTGATGGGCTTTTCTCTGAGATTAGAAGTAGACAATCAAATCAAGGCAAAAGTGAACATGccctcaaaggggggggggaggagtttgtAAGACAAATGCAATTATACCATAAATATGTGCACTGCTATATGTTGTATAAGAAAAAGGCTCAAGAAAAACTCAGAATTAAATTTTATGGGGAGGGAGCGGAATCTGCTAATGCTTAGTAAATCTGCCATCTTAATCATCATGTATATATTCATTTGAACAGGATCTTGAAAGTTTAAGCATTGTCTCCGCCTTGCTTTATGTTTCCCTATCTACAGTAATACAAGCTGTTAACAATCTGATGTTAGAGCTATGCTGAGTGCCCATTTATGTTGGTCTGAAACAAATACACTGTTCCATATTCATGAAGCTTCCATTCTGTTTGCAGAGTAAATATGACAGCAAATTGAATTTAAAGTCTTGAGTCCTCAGTTAAGAATTTTCACATTCAAAACAATGAATTTTCAAAATCTGAAACATATAGCTATGGGAATTGTCCCAATACTGACATGTCAGATGCTTTGTACATGCGAGAGCTGGAATGGAATAGCAACTAAGGCCCAGTGCAGATGTAGTATTAGCAgtctccaaaccatggtttaggagACTGAGAATATGGTACATATACGGTACATACTCCTCCTTCCTTTCTGACCATGAATTCCCTCCTCCGTTCCTATTTATTATTGACTAGAATCATGTCTATACCAGGATTGACCAGAGATAGCTTTAATCATGGCTTGAAATTTTCTAACCCTGGTCCCAAAGCTAAACAGAGTTATCATCAGCTTTGGCTAGTTTCAGTAGATTCTCAAGGTTGCAGTATAGCTACCAACAGCTGTCAGTGGCGTGTGAGGAAGGGCAGTGATGCTTTTCTGATAGTGGTGCTGCGGCTAGCCTGGATGGATATGGGGTGAGAAGAGATACTAGTGAGGCCAGGGGACACAGGTTTGGTAGCATGGGGACACTGCTGCCAACCTGAAGTTCCCCTGacttcaccaccaccaacacctgACCCTACCTGACCACATCTCCTTCCTGGCAAGCAAGAGCACTGCTCCCAGCAAGGCACCACTGCCACTTTGCTTGCCATGTGCTGTTGTTATTCGTAACAGGGAAGGGATGGGAGAATCTGTAGAGGTGGAAGAATGGGGCGGGAGCACATAAGCCCACAGCATACTCCTGGTTGCTGAACAATGGTTATGAGACAGGCACGTCTGCTCCAACTATAGGAGCAGGGGATGTGAGACAGGAAGTTCCCAGGTTAAGCCTCAACTCAAGTTATAATCTTTCTGCCCCGTGTACAATACTCACTGGTCTGCTTTACAAATGTGTTTTAAGGATTGTTGCAATAACGTACATGGAGGGCTTTGCAAAAGGCATTGTATAAACACTAATATCATAAcctaccaaaaaaaaatcatgcttgacattgaataaatgcattttcaaagttttgggggggaaactatCCAATGACCATATTGAATCGgaattctttaaaacaaacacactttCCACTCCAGGTAGCTTTGGCCTTAACTTGACATTATGATTCCAGTGACCTGGTTTTCTTCACTACTTCAGCACAAGGTGAAACTGTAAAGCAGttgactgcatttttttttaagttagcaAGTTTATTATATCCTGGAAATGTTACACATGTGCACAAAAGAGCAGAGAGCAGTGCATGCCTGGGTTGCCACTTCAGTGGTCGTTCTCTAGGTCTGTGCATCACAATGACCTATCTCAGAAGTTCTTTAGACGGCCCTTCCTTGTCACAAGAGTGGGAGGGAATATCTGGCATATTGCCATCATCCTGAACCAGAACTGGATATGTATATGATGCAGCCTGGTTGATCATGGCACTGAATTTCGTTAAGGGACTGACCCAGGGTCCCAACAAAGTCATAAAACCAATGCCGAAAGAAAGAACGATAATTTGATCCTTTGACCATGCATTTTTCAGAAACAGGATCATTTTACTCAGTGCAGTCATCTTGGAAGGTCAGTTGACTGCATTTTAGGCCAACAGAGAGATTCAAAAAGCAGGTTTCTGCCTCACCTGTAATTCTGAACACTATGTCAAGAACAAATGTTTGAAAAGACACCGATCTTCCTgcaaatgcaaatacagtggtacctcgggttacagacacttcaggttacagactccgctaacccagaaatagtaccttgggttaagaacctcgcttcaggatgagaaaagaaatcgcgcggcagcagcaggaggctccattagctaaagtggtacctcgggttaagaacagtttcaaaataataataataataataataataataataataagaagaagaagaagaagaagaagaagaagaagaagaagaagaagaagaagaacagtttcaggttaagaacagacctccagaacgaatgaagttcttaacccgaggtaccactgtaattgcgaTTCTATTAGAGTCAAAAGTTTCAGGAGTACCTCAGCATTTTGAAAGATGCTTACAGGCATCTGTTAGTGGAATTACTCTAAAATAAAACTTTCAGGGTCCCTCCCTTTTTTGAGGGGTAGGAAGTGGCAGAAATcttacaaatgaaatgaaa is from Lacerta agilis isolate rLacAgi1 chromosome 2, rLacAgi1.pri, whole genome shotgun sequence and encodes:
- the LOC117041091 gene encoding NADH dehydrogenase [ubiquinone] 1 alpha subcomplex subunit 3-like, which gives rise to MTALSKMILFLKNAWSKDQIIVLSFGIGFMTLLGPWVSPLTKFSAMINQAASYTYPVLVQDDGNMPDIPSHSCDKEGPSKELLR